The Borreliella afzelii genome includes the window ATGTTTTAAAATATTAAAAATAAAATATTTTAAATAAGGAGAATTAACAATGACTAAAATATTTAGGAATTTAATAATTAATGGATTATTGTTTGGATTTGTAAATTTAAATGTGTTTGCAGATTCTAACAATGTAAATATTGTTCAATCTGAATCCAACGTTTTAGAACAACCAGATCAAAAAGATAATAAAACCTTAGATCAAAAAGATAGTAAAACCTTAGATCAAAAAGATAGTAAAACCTTAGATCAAAAAGATCAGGTTAATCAAGCCCTAGATACTATTAATAAGGTAACAGAGGATGTTTCTAATAAATTGGAGGGGGTTAGAGAATCATCTCTTAAATTGGTAGAATCAAATGATGCAAGCATAGTTAAAGAGTTCGTAGGTTCAATGTCTTTGATTTCAGATGTTGCTAAGGGAGCTGTTATTGCGTCAAAAGAAGCAACAGTTGTAGCAAAGTGTTCAGGAATGGTTGCTGAGGATGCAAATAAGGTTGTTGAAATGTCTAAAAAAGCTGCTCAAGAAACCCAAAAAGCTGTTTCTGTTGCAAATGAAGCTATGTTTTTAATAGAAAAACAAATAATGTCAAATAAATCTCCAAATAATAAGGAATTGGAATTGACAAAAGAAGAATTTGCTAAAGTAGAACAAGTTAAAGAAACTTTAATGGCTTCTGAAAGGGCTTTAGATGAAACAGCTCAAGAGGCTCAAAAAGTTCTCAACATTATTAATGGTTTAAATCCATCAAATAAAGATCAAGTAGTAGCAAAAAAAGATGTT containing:
- a CDS encoding OMS28 family porin; protein product: MTKIFRNLIINGLLFGFVNLNVFADSNNVNIVQSESNVLEQPDQKDNKTLDQKDSKTLDQKDSKTLDQKDQVNQALDTINKVTEDVSNKLEGVRESSLKLVESNDASIVKEFVGSMSLISDVAKGAVIASKEATVVAKCSGMVAEDANKVVEMSKKAAQETQKAVSVANEAMFLIEKQIMSNKSPNNKELELTKEEFAKVEQVKETLMASERALDETAQEAQKVLNIINGLNPSNKDQVVAKKDVTKAISNVVKVAQGARDLAKVMTISLYMR